Part of the Georgenia sp. TF02-10 genome, GAGCGAGCCCGGCGAGCAGGACCACCGCGCCGACGATGACGCCCGGCACGAGCCAGGGCGTGGTCACCTCGACCGGCCAGGTGAGCGAGACCCGCGGGGCCGGGCCGCTGCCGTCGGTGGCGGCGAGCAGGCTCCACCGTCCGGGCTGGTCGGTCCACGTGAGCTCGGCGGTGCCGGTGCCGTCCTGCTCCACGACCCAGAGGTCGGAGCCGGCGGGATTGGGCACGGTGGTGGCGGCGCCGTCCGCGGCGCCCTCGGTCGCCTCCGCGGTCGCATCCCCCTCGCCGTCGTCCGCGGCCGCCTCGCCGGCCTCGGTGCGCACGGTCAGCTCCTCCCAGGAGCTGAGCCCGGTGATGCGCGCGTGCGGATCCTCACCCACCCACGCCTCGACGTCCTCGGTCCGCCCGAGGGCCAGGACCACCGGCTCGTCGTCGTCGGCGCGAGCGGTGATCGTCACGTCGGGCGCGACGGCGTCCAGCACGCCGGCGTCGGTGATGACCACGGGGGTCTCCGACCGGGCGGGCATCGTGAGCGTGGCGGTGTCCGCGGGGCGCCAGACCGTCGCCGAGGCGATGGCCAGGGCGATGCCGACGGCACCGAGCACGACGAGCGCTACGGCGATGATCCGGCGTGTCACGTGGCTGGTGGTCCTCCTGCTCGGGATGCCCGCGCCGGGCATCGTCAACGCGCCAGGATACGGCCCCGTCCTGGGCGGCGCTCCCGGCGGTGCGCGCTGCTGGCCGCGCGTGCCGGGCGAGGACGGACTGCCTCCTGGGGCACGGCGGCGTCGATAGCGCCCGGGGGCGCGGGAGCGCACCGGCAACCGGACCTCGGCCGCTCGCAGGTGGCTGCCGGCGGAGCGTGAGCACCACGACAGCGGGACGGCGAGGCCCGGGGTGCGCACGAACGACCGTAAAGCTCCCCGCCTCAAGGCCGTGGGCATCAGGTGACCGGCGGGATCCCGCGGATCTCGGGCCCGGGCGGCCGGGCCGGTACGGCACTCTACGGTCGTCGGCGAACGCTCCCCGCTCGCGGCGCCCCGGACATCCGCGCGCAGTCCCGGGAGCGCCCGTCACGGCCGCCTCTCCGGACCGTGACGTCCACGCTCGCTCCTGCCCGCACCCCACCGGCCGGTTACGCTGGGCTGGCCCACCGGGCACCCCTGCGGGTGGTCGGTCCCCAATCTGTGGGCGTGTCCACACGACACGGCAGGAGGAGTTCGTGGCCGAGGATCAGCCGACGTTCCCCGTCGTCATGCGCGGCTACGACCGCGCGCAGGTGGACCAGCACCTGCAGGCGCTGACCACCGCGGTGGCCGAGGCCCGCCAGCAGGTCGAGAGCCTGGACGCCCGCAACCTCAAGCTGGCCGGGGAGCTGGCCGAGGCCCAGCGGCAGCTGCGGGAGAACGAGCGGCCGTCCTACGCCGGGCTCGGCTCGCGCGTCGAGGTGCTGCTCCGCTCGGCCGAGCAGCAGGCGTTCGACGTCGTCCGCCGGGCCAACGACGACGCCCAGCGGACCCTCGACCGGGCCACCGCCGCCGCCCAGTCCCTGAGCAGCCGCGCCGAGGACGAGGCGGCGACCCTGCTCGCCGAGGCCCGCGCGGAGGCGGAGGAGCTCACCACCCGTGCCCGGGTGGAGACCGAGACCGCGGTGACCGCCGCCCAGCGGCGGGCCGCAGAGCTGGTCGACGCGGCCCAGCGCGAGGCGGCCCGGCTGCACGCCCGCGCCGAGGCGGAGGAGTCGGAACGGCGCAGCGCCGTGGACCAGGAGCTCGCTCTCCTGCGTGCCCAGACCGAGCAGGAGACCACCGAGCTGCGGGCCCGCACCGAGCAGGAGACCACCGAGCTGCGCACCCGGACCGAGGCGGTCGCGGCGGAGCTACGGCTGCGCGCCGAGGCGGAGGCAGCCGCCGCCCACGAGGCGGCGACCGAGCGGGCCCGCACCGTCCTGGGCGACGCCGAGGCGCGCGCGGCGGAGGCCGAGCGCCGCCTGGCGGAGGCG contains:
- a CDS encoding DivIVA domain-containing protein, which produces MAEDQPTFPVVMRGYDRAQVDQHLQALTTAVAEARQQVESLDARNLKLAGELAEAQRQLRENERPSYAGLGSRVEVLLRSAEQQAFDVVRRANDDAQRTLDRATAAAQSLSSRAEDEAATLLAEARAEAEELTTRARVETETAVTAAQRRAAELVDAAQREAARLHARAEAEESERRSAVDQELALLRAQTEQETTELRARTEQETTELRTRTEAVAAELRLRAEAEAAAAHEAATERARTVLGDAEARAAEAERRLAEALDRAEQLRTETDAQVRRGLADARQQVTQMLAAARADAERIRGEAEAAAEHTRATVQRQVEELTAQRESIAAYLEEMRGLLGVPAGEADGSGTGARAAEPDQQARNQPARSEPDQAEPDQAAPSQQVPDRAAADEQEPDQVRAAPSSADAAAAGEAEEGARAVPPQPA